One stretch of Rosistilla oblonga DNA includes these proteins:
- a CDS encoding PQQ-binding-like beta-propeller repeat protein — protein MCIQQSLSIEAAGPRSPQGLKTWPASAWMAIVLVLAFTPSLRAGDWPQILGPERNGIASDAGEGLWQQTPRVAWQIPCGSGYSGVAVVDGKVFLWHRVDDQERLDCCRLSDGQRLWQAEFPATYGGGFNNDRGPRCVPVVDRGTVYVYGAAGDLHAVAASDGKPIWSRTLRHDYAAEDGYFGAGSTPIVSGDTVVVAVGGDEGHGIVGLDRKSGKTVWAATDLTADYASPIAFDATTVIVPMRFQTVVLNAADGEIVFEIPFGQRGLNVIGATPTRVGERLLLSASYRIGAELVDLSKRPPEIVWSGDDILSSQYNSGIVRDGYVYGIHGREDMGAATLRCIELATGKVQWSEEDYGVAHLIGVGDRLIAQRTDGTLELFAADRSKFQSLGKMELPPGTYRALPALSGGKLVCRMSDGEQSKLLAVDLTAAGADQK, from the coding sequence ATGTGCATTCAACAATCCCTTTCGATCGAAGCCGCCGGGCCTCGGTCGCCGCAAGGTCTGAAAACTTGGCCGGCCTCGGCGTGGATGGCTATCGTCTTGGTCCTCGCCTTCACACCGTCGCTTCGCGCCGGCGATTGGCCGCAGATTCTTGGTCCCGAGCGCAATGGGATCGCCAGCGATGCGGGGGAGGGATTGTGGCAACAGACGCCTCGGGTCGCCTGGCAGATTCCGTGTGGATCGGGATATTCCGGAGTGGCGGTTGTCGATGGGAAGGTTTTTTTGTGGCACCGAGTCGATGACCAAGAGCGACTCGATTGTTGCCGATTGAGCGACGGCCAGCGACTGTGGCAGGCGGAGTTTCCGGCAACCTACGGCGGTGGATTTAACAACGACCGCGGCCCGCGATGCGTGCCGGTGGTCGATCGCGGAACGGTTTATGTTTACGGTGCCGCGGGAGACCTGCACGCTGTCGCCGCGTCCGATGGCAAGCCGATCTGGTCGCGAACGCTGCGACATGACTATGCCGCCGAAGATGGCTACTTTGGCGCCGGCAGCACGCCGATCGTCAGCGGTGATACGGTTGTCGTGGCGGTTGGTGGCGATGAAGGCCATGGTATTGTGGGCTTGGATCGCAAATCGGGCAAAACCGTTTGGGCGGCAACCGATCTGACAGCCGACTACGCCTCGCCGATCGCTTTCGACGCAACGACAGTGATCGTGCCGATGCGTTTCCAAACCGTGGTGCTGAACGCGGCCGATGGCGAGATCGTTTTTGAGATTCCGTTTGGTCAGCGCGGTCTGAACGTGATCGGTGCGACGCCAACGCGGGTGGGGGAACGGTTGCTGTTGAGTGCCAGTTATCGGATCGGAGCGGAATTGGTCGATCTGTCGAAGCGGCCGCCGGAGATCGTGTGGAGCGGCGATGATATTCTCAGCAGCCAATACAATTCGGGAATCGTCCGCGACGGCTACGTCTACGGAATCCATGGACGCGAGGATATGGGGGCGGCGACGCTGCGGTGCATCGAACTGGCGACCGGCAAGGTCCAGTGGTCCGAGGAGGATTATGGCGTGGCGCATTTGATCGGCGTTGGCGATCGGTTGATCGCGCAGCGGACCGACGGGACGCTGGAGTTGTTTGCTGCGGATCGGTCGAAGTTCCAATCGCTCGGGAAGATGGAACTGCCGCCGGGAACCTACCGTGCCTTGCCGGCACTGTCGGGCGGCAAGTTGGTCTGCCGGATGAGCGATGGCGAGCAGAGCAAGTTGCTTGCTGTCGATCTGACTGCCGCAGGGGCCGATCAGAAATAA
- a CDS encoding GTPase domain-containing protein, giving the protein MKTIRFGNSRFSLVMPTATPSPHDRQAAWRQPTNPFATRCVRPAALRFRFDQTSVDLESLAEKLRSQSAVGSVIVGPHGSGKSTLVAHLSSKLENDFSSIQTKTLRIGDPTRGFIRWAIRQPAGSLLIVDGLEQLDSFRRRALLFVCRIRRIRCLATAHAPLPGFCELHRTAATIDLAKQLASELLSQDKLRIAAAHDFIDQIWDDLDGNLRELWFAMYDWYQAEALASR; this is encoded by the coding sequence ATGAAAACGATACGGTTTGGCAACAGCCGTTTTTCCTTGGTTATGCCGACAGCGACGCCTAGTCCGCACGATCGGCAAGCCGCTTGGCGTCAGCCGACCAATCCGTTTGCCACCCGCTGCGTACGCCCCGCCGCGCTTCGCTTTCGCTTCGATCAAACCAGCGTCGACCTCGAATCGCTCGCCGAAAAACTGCGTTCTCAATCAGCCGTCGGATCGGTGATCGTCGGCCCTCACGGCTCGGGCAAATCGACTCTTGTAGCCCATCTGAGCAGCAAACTTGAGAACGATTTCAGCTCGATCCAAACCAAGACCCTTCGCATCGGCGATCCGACGCGCGGCTTCATCCGCTGGGCGATTCGCCAGCCGGCCGGATCGCTGCTGATCGTCGACGGGCTGGAACAATTGGACAGCTTCCGCCGCCGGGCGTTACTGTTCGTCTGCCGCATCCGCCGCATTCGTTGCCTGGCGACCGCACACGCCCCGCTTCCCGGGTTTTGCGAATTGCATCGGACCGCCGCCACGATCGACTTGGCCAAACAACTGGCCAGCGAACTACTGAGCCAAGATAAGCTCCGAATCGCTGCGGCCCACGATTTCATCGACCAAATCTGGGATGATCTCGACGGCAACCTCCGCGAGCTGTGGTTCGCCATGTATGATTGGTATCAAGCCGAGGCGCTCGCGTCTCGCTAG
- a CDS encoding acetate--CoA ligase family protein, translating into MSIRCAERVPVAKQIALISESAVLCDGLVDRARQRSVGLSHVVSVDKVLGATLADFLLRIAADPETDAIGICVDSIDDVEALIEAAGECCGRKPIVIYTPRTFESSARNILREGGWLDRDRMDDALFRKCGMVRVAAPDDVVDAAAFLSRKPRVSGARVAIIANASGIGRVAVEAMQDRRSVVAELEPCTIESLKRLLPEHGEIASPFDGTGCSASQRFADAVGCVLEDGNADVVLVIWSPPASTDLGEAATLWIDRCRDSTKLVLAVVMGEAGATAVEPLLQAAGIASFRSPQQAIVALDYLLQQRGHREYLDQPARSYQLRSDCSPLIVQQTLSDAVRDSIETMAEDASKRVLSAYGIPVAESLRAGSIDEAVACAEVLRYPVVLKIVSQQIAHKTDVGGVALHLHDASEVRAAFCGLMRSARQHAPDAIVPGVTVQPMIDSRDAFELIVGGFRDPVLGPMLMLATGGIAGEALRDTVFELPPWNTPVARGMIRSLKIWPLMQGVRNRAAIDVDSLVDVMLRTAQMLTDCPEIRHLTMNPLLVSPHGAVALDARIHVRRVA; encoded by the coding sequence ATGAGTATTCGTTGTGCAGAGAGAGTGCCGGTCGCGAAACAGATCGCGTTGATCTCGGAGTCCGCTGTTTTGTGCGATGGCTTGGTCGATCGGGCCAGGCAGCGATCGGTCGGTCTGTCGCACGTCGTGTCGGTCGACAAAGTGTTGGGGGCGACGCTTGCCGATTTTCTCCTCCGCATCGCAGCCGATCCAGAGACCGATGCGATTGGGATCTGTGTCGATTCGATCGACGATGTCGAGGCTTTGATCGAAGCGGCCGGTGAATGTTGTGGTCGCAAGCCGATCGTGATCTACACGCCGAGAACCTTTGAATCGTCGGCACGCAACATTCTGCGTGAAGGCGGCTGGTTGGATCGCGACCGCATGGATGACGCTCTCTTCCGCAAGTGCGGCATGGTACGAGTTGCGGCGCCGGACGATGTTGTTGATGCCGCTGCCTTTCTATCGCGAAAGCCACGCGTGTCAGGGGCTCGCGTTGCGATCATTGCCAATGCCAGCGGGATCGGGCGGGTTGCTGTCGAAGCGATGCAAGATCGCCGCAGCGTGGTGGCGGAATTGGAGCCGTGCACCATCGAATCGCTAAAGCGTTTGCTGCCCGAGCACGGCGAGATCGCAAGCCCGTTCGATGGCACTGGCTGTTCCGCCTCGCAACGGTTTGCCGATGCCGTCGGTTGCGTCTTGGAAGACGGCAACGCGGATGTGGTGCTTGTGATCTGGAGCCCGCCGGCGTCAACTGATCTTGGCGAAGCGGCGACGCTTTGGATCGATCGTTGCCGCGATTCGACGAAGCTGGTGTTGGCGGTGGTGATGGGAGAGGCTGGGGCGACGGCGGTTGAGCCGTTGTTGCAAGCTGCGGGCATCGCAAGCTTTCGATCGCCGCAACAAGCGATCGTGGCACTCGATTATCTATTGCAACAGCGAGGCCACCGCGAGTATTTGGATCAACCGGCCCGCAGTTATCAGCTGCGTAGCGATTGCAGTCCGCTGATCGTGCAACAAACGCTATCCGACGCAGTCCGGGATTCGATCGAAACGATGGCCGAAGATGCATCGAAGCGGGTGCTGAGCGCTTACGGCATTCCGGTCGCTGAATCGCTGCGGGCGGGGAGTATCGATGAAGCGGTCGCTTGTGCCGAAGTGTTGCGTTATCCGGTGGTGTTGAAGATCGTCTCGCAGCAGATCGCACACAAGACCGATGTCGGTGGCGTGGCGTTGCATCTGCATGACGCATCGGAAGTCCGGGCTGCGTTTTGCGGATTGATGCGTTCGGCGCGGCAACACGCTCCCGATGCGATCGTGCCGGGCGTAACGGTCCAGCCGATGATCGATTCACGCGATGCGTTTGAATTGATTGTCGGCGGCTTCCGCGACCCAGTGTTGGGACCGATGTTGATGTTGGCGACCGGCGGGATCGCTGGCGAAGCGTTGCGCGATACGGTCTTTGAGCTGCCGCCGTGGAACACTCCGGTCGCCCGCGGGATGATTCGCTCGTTAAAGATCTGGCCGTTGATGCAAGGCGTTCGCAATCGCGCGGCGATCGATGTCGATTCGCTTGTCGACGTGATGTTGCGGACGGCGCAGATGCTTACCGATTGCCCGGAAATTCGACACCTGACGATGAACCCTTTGCTCGTCTCGCCACACGGCGCCGTCGCGTTGGACGCGCGGATTCATGTCCGCCGCGTTGCTTGA
- the surE gene encoding 5'/3'-nucleotidase SurE, with product MRIMLTNDDGIFAPGLEAMEREFTPLGDVQTCAPTTEQSGVGHSITYLTPLTYKEVFRENDRMAFAVDGSPADCVKLGISELCEHRPDVVISGINSGLNAGINVLYSGTVAAAIEAAFFGVTSFAVSLEYDPHADYRRAAEIAREIVMKIVARDEAKAGLFNINIPTAATRQPAEVRVVPMGIGHYGSQYIKRQDPNNRDYYWATVDPPPAPTDHNTDLNALAEGFVTVSPLKFDLTRQELLSPMKTWEL from the coding sequence ATGCGTATTATGTTAACAAACGATGATGGAATCTTCGCGCCGGGGCTGGAGGCGATGGAACGAGAGTTCACGCCGCTGGGCGATGTCCAAACCTGCGCGCCGACGACCGAGCAAAGCGGCGTCGGGCATTCGATCACCTACCTGACTCCGCTGACCTATAAAGAAGTCTTCCGCGAAAACGATCGAATGGCATTTGCTGTCGACGGATCGCCGGCGGATTGCGTCAAGCTGGGCATTTCCGAACTCTGCGAACATCGCCCCGACGTGGTGATCAGCGGCATCAACAGCGGGCTCAACGCTGGCATCAACGTCCTCTATTCGGGAACGGTTGCCGCCGCGATCGAAGCTGCCTTTTTTGGCGTCACCAGCTTCGCCGTTTCGCTCGAATACGATCCCCACGCCGACTATCGCCGCGCCGCCGAGATCGCCCGCGAGATCGTGATGAAGATCGTCGCCCGCGACGAAGCCAAAGCGGGTTTGTTCAACATCAACATCCCCACCGCAGCGACGCGGCAACCGGCGGAAGTGCGTGTCGTCCCGATGGGCATCGGGCATTACGGCAGCCAGTACATCAAACGCCAGGATCCCAACAACCGAGACTACTACTGGGCCACGGTCGATCCGCCTCCCGCACCGACCGATCACAACACCGACCTCAACGCGTTGGCGGAAGGCTTCGTTACGGTCTCGCCGCTAAAATTCGATCTGACGCGTCAAGAACTGCTGTCGCCGATGAAGACATGGGAACTGTAG
- a CDS encoding TMEM43 family protein, which translates to MARNEKSRWGGIVIGPVIMLAAMAALWCNETRYDYYKAAAKTTEVAAPADAEPGSNFSLTGSMDPGLTYSGKYVDSFTGYLTVARSAEVYCWDRDKDDDRVRWSKKWMSSVENNSRNSGIHQQCSSTSLTPPEYRVGELPVDGQLIEFVDPHNTISPHSLTLSQAGTQLHLKPQGEYFYLSKNHSDNLGDERVRYTGIPVPAVATYFGQSASGRGVADQSHRRTGFINQIIQDSGNLHYIVAGDRKTALASMKSHIQRLKWIVRAIGTAAVVIGTLILGSTFVGFLFHIPVIGPIAEMGVFLVALLIGLPLALLTILSGYLASHPFILAAILTGIVAIIYWIRKRGQDSQQILKQDLDQQYGHQLSYEELKDLEFLELAQLAFSDANLDTGEAKVLSQWARKHGWDKTKCDAMIQRAKENRGTEAAAESNDDHLQNLIRLAMADGSLSNYEVRTIRKVSKQIGYDDKTIREMIDRVRRGIATPTPA; encoded by the coding sequence ATGGCTCGAAACGAAAAAAGCCGCTGGGGCGGCATTGTGATTGGTCCCGTCATAATGCTCGCTGCCATGGCGGCACTCTGGTGCAACGAGACCCGATACGACTACTACAAAGCAGCCGCGAAGACGACCGAAGTTGCAGCTCCCGCCGATGCCGAACCGGGATCCAACTTCTCGCTCACCGGATCGATGGATCCAGGATTAACGTACTCTGGAAAATACGTCGATTCGTTCACCGGCTACCTGACCGTCGCGCGCAGCGCCGAAGTCTATTGCTGGGACCGCGATAAAGACGATGACCGCGTCCGCTGGTCGAAAAAATGGATGAGTAGCGTCGAGAACAATTCGCGAAACAGCGGCATCCATCAGCAGTGTTCGTCGACTTCGCTGACCCCGCCGGAATATCGAGTCGGTGAGTTGCCGGTCGACGGCCAGTTGATCGAATTCGTCGACCCCCATAATACTATTTCCCCCCACAGCCTCACCCTTTCCCAAGCCGGCACCCAGCTGCATCTGAAACCGCAAGGCGAATACTTCTACTTGTCCAAGAATCATTCGGACAACCTGGGTGATGAACGCGTTCGCTACACGGGAATCCCGGTCCCCGCGGTCGCAACCTATTTCGGCCAGTCCGCATCGGGACGGGGCGTCGCCGACCAATCGCACCGACGCACGGGCTTTATCAATCAGATCATCCAAGACTCGGGCAACCTCCACTACATCGTGGCCGGGGATCGAAAAACTGCTTTGGCGTCGATGAAGTCCCATATCCAACGGCTGAAATGGATCGTCCGCGCGATCGGCACCGCAGCAGTCGTAATCGGAACGCTGATCCTCGGTTCGACATTTGTCGGGTTCCTGTTCCACATTCCAGTGATCGGTCCAATCGCCGAAATGGGAGTGTTCCTGGTCGCCCTGCTGATCGGTCTGCCGCTGGCACTACTTACGATCCTGAGCGGTTACCTTGCATCTCACCCTTTCATCTTGGCAGCGATCCTGACCGGAATCGTGGCGATCATCTATTGGATTCGCAAACGCGGCCAAGACTCACAACAAATCCTCAAGCAGGACCTGGACCAGCAATACGGGCACCAGCTTAGTTACGAAGAGTTGAAAGATCTGGAGTTCTTGGAACTGGCGCAGCTGGCATTTTCAGACGCTAACCTCGACACCGGCGAAGCCAAAGTGTTGTCGCAGTGGGCTCGCAAACACGGCTGGGATAAAACGAAATGCGATGCGATGATCCAACGTGCCAAGGAGAATCGAGGGACCGAAGCGGCCGCGGAATCGAACGACGATCACTTGCAAAACCTGATTCGCTTGGCGATGGCCGACGGCTCGCTCTCCAACTATGAAGTCCGCACGATTCGCAAGGTCAGCAAACAGATCGGTTACGACGACAAAACGATTCGCGAAATGATCGACCGCGTCCGACGCGGGATCGCTACACCAACACCTGCCTGA
- a CDS encoding shikimate kinase produces the protein MLNSKHLYLIGYRGSGKSSVARLLAARIGCTWIDSDDEIERRAGVSIAEIFAAHGEPGFRDRETAAIEALSKTPPQVIALGGGAILRPENRDMIAQTGQAIWLDARPEVLVERIEADATSASRRPSLTEHPMLQEVRQLMASREPLYREVGNLRIDVSDQTPDKIVEQITKFLSDQADNLLE, from the coding sequence TTGTTGAATTCAAAACATCTCTATTTGATCGGTTATCGCGGCTCGGGCAAATCGTCGGTCGCACGTCTCCTGGCCGCTCGAATCGGTTGCACCTGGATCGATTCGGACGACGAGATCGAACGCCGCGCGGGAGTCTCGATCGCCGAGATCTTTGCAGCCCACGGCGAACCGGGGTTCCGCGACCGAGAGACCGCAGCGATCGAAGCGCTCAGCAAGACGCCGCCGCAAGTGATCGCACTCGGAGGCGGAGCGATCCTGCGACCGGAGAACCGCGACATGATCGCCCAGACCGGCCAAGCGATCTGGCTCGACGCCCGCCCCGAAGTGCTGGTCGAGCGGATCGAAGCGGATGCCACCAGCGCCAGCCGCCGGCCCAGCTTGACCGAGCATCCGATGCTGCAAGAGGTGCGTCAGTTGATGGCGTCGCGCGAGCCGCTGTATCGCGAAGTCGGCAATCTGCGGATCGACGTCAGCGACCAAACGCCCGACAAGATCGTCGAACAAATAACCAAGTTCCTCTCCGACCAAGCCGACAACTTGCTGGAGTAG
- a CDS encoding FMN-binding protein, whose amino-acid sequence MTELPIVERPRRERPGRFQTLALHSYRVILFLVIIAAIHHQHRWYVAQQRGDRVQALVVDQVTGLFPDAKSLGPWDPDHGGQTVLDADEKELGFVVQTFPEADRVIGFSGPTNTLLAFGPDKRILGMSVLHSGDTREHTRDVVENERFMTSLNGLNWQAASHPQVDAVSGATLTSLAIIDGIARRLGGANPSSRFPEAITVEEAKAFFPEATGLTDDPQKPSLQIVQDAQGAEVGKVLRTSPHADNMIGYQGPTDTLVALDPEHRIVGAAIRHSFDNEPYVRYVKEDEYFFNIFKGFSLADIAELDVVDAGIEGVSGATKTSTQVAEALIHTAEEVQAEQPIVVAEPPRWYDFSPRDYGTAIVVLLALLLALTHLRGKRWLRIGFQVVLIVYLGFINADMVSQALLVGWTQNGVAWQVAPGLVLLTAAALACPIFTGRQVYCTHLCPFGAAQDWLRRVPLRAKFPRWIDRSLRLLPALLLVFVVVVAMKHLPISLVGIEPFDAFVIRIAGWATLSVAVVGLVVSAFVPMAYCHYGCPTGAMLRFLRWHGGSGRFTRGDLFVTALAAVAIGIYLS is encoded by the coding sequence ATGACCGAACTACCGATTGTTGAACGCCCGCGGCGAGAGCGTCCGGGACGATTTCAAACCCTCGCCCTGCATTCCTACCGCGTGATCTTGTTCCTGGTGATTATCGCGGCGATCCATCATCAGCATCGTTGGTATGTCGCGCAACAGCGAGGCGATCGAGTGCAGGCGTTGGTCGTCGATCAGGTGACGGGATTGTTCCCCGATGCCAAATCGCTGGGGCCGTGGGATCCCGATCATGGCGGCCAGACGGTGTTGGATGCCGACGAAAAAGAGTTGGGCTTTGTCGTCCAGACGTTTCCCGAAGCCGACAGGGTGATCGGATTTTCGGGCCCGACCAACACGTTGCTCGCCTTTGGGCCGGACAAACGAATTCTCGGGATGTCGGTTTTGCACAGCGGCGACACTCGCGAGCATACGCGCGACGTGGTCGAGAACGAAAGGTTTATGACCAGTCTGAACGGGCTGAATTGGCAAGCGGCCAGCCATCCGCAGGTCGACGCGGTCTCCGGCGCGACGTTGACCAGCCTGGCGATCATCGACGGGATCGCGCGGCGGTTGGGAGGCGCCAATCCGTCTTCGCGGTTTCCCGAGGCGATCACCGTCGAGGAAGCAAAAGCGTTTTTCCCCGAGGCGACCGGTTTGACCGACGATCCGCAGAAACCGAGTTTGCAAATCGTGCAAGACGCTCAAGGGGCTGAGGTGGGCAAAGTTCTGAGGACTTCGCCTCATGCCGATAACATGATCGGATACCAGGGCCCGACCGATACCTTGGTTGCGTTGGATCCCGAGCACCGGATCGTCGGGGCGGCGATCCGACACAGTTTTGACAACGAACCGTACGTGCGGTATGTCAAAGAAGACGAGTACTTCTTCAACATCTTCAAAGGGTTTTCGCTAGCCGATATCGCGGAGCTGGATGTTGTCGACGCGGGGATCGAAGGGGTTTCGGGAGCGACCAAAACGAGCACTCAGGTCGCCGAAGCGTTGATCCACACGGCGGAGGAAGTGCAGGCGGAACAACCGATCGTGGTGGCCGAACCGCCGCGTTGGTACGATTTTTCGCCGCGCGATTACGGCACTGCGATCGTCGTCCTGCTGGCTCTTTTGCTGGCGCTGACGCATCTGCGAGGCAAGCGTTGGTTGCGGATCGGATTTCAAGTCGTGCTGATTGTCTATTTGGGATTCATCAACGCCGACATGGTCTCGCAAGCTTTGCTGGTCGGCTGGACGCAGAACGGCGTCGCTTGGCAGGTCGCGCCCGGCTTGGTGCTGCTGACCGCGGCGGCATTGGCCTGTCCGATCTTCACCGGAAGGCAGGTCTATTGCACGCATCTGTGTCCCTTCGGAGCGGCTCAAGATTGGCTGCGCCGCGTTCCGTTGCGAGCGAAGTTTCCGCGATGGATCGACCGCTCGCTGCGTCTGCTCCCCGCGCTCCTGTTGGTCTTTGTCGTGGTGGTGGCGATGAAGCATCTGCCGATCAGCCTGGTCGGGATCGAGCCGTTTGATGCGTTTGTGATCCGGATCGCCGGCTGGGCGACGCTGAGTGTCGCGGTGGTCGGGCTTGTCGTGTCAGCTTTTGTTCCGATGGCTTACTGCCATTACGGTTGCCCGACCGGAGCGATGCTTCGCTTTCTGAGATGGCACGGCGGCAGCGGACGTTTTACACGCGGCGATCTGTTTGTCACGGCGCTGGCTGCGGTAGCGATCGGGATCTATCTGAGTTGA
- a CDS encoding prolipoprotein diacylglyceryl transferase — MYRTLFFIPHEFAGIPLFGFGWLLGAIVLYAIAITIFSSRDPNRRSELFSTLGMCAIAAVVVAVVFPNVEIRNQAGEPMGMAIRGYGVMMLLGVSAAVGLAIVRARKYGLGSETIMAAAPWLFVLGILGARAFYVIEYRDRFEHESMLQMLRSIVDFTRGGIVVYGSLIGGFVGLVLFCRRHSLPFFRMADIIIPCVFIGLFFGRMGCVMNGCCYGGRCEPSAYSMQFPKGSPVYEDQARSGDLLGLVVDWGDSDKSDSARLGKIVEVVPASLAAEAGVQPGGEVRIQLERPAPEDTDLTLPIDDTSGLGIAMFVDGKTYRWKADQLPQRANSVAPAQLYSSVLGLAMAVMLMVISPWIRREGALMGIGFAGYAVVRFGLESIRSDEPGQFGTGLTISQWVSIFVFVGSIGLLIYLYRRPLKTADPATVTASP; from the coding sequence ATGTACCGCACGCTCTTTTTCATCCCTCACGAATTTGCTGGCATTCCACTGTTTGGCTTTGGCTGGTTGTTGGGAGCGATCGTGTTGTATGCGATCGCAATCACCATCTTTTCCAGCCGCGATCCGAACCGTCGTTCGGAACTGTTCAGCACGTTGGGGATGTGCGCGATCGCGGCGGTTGTCGTCGCGGTGGTCTTTCCCAATGTCGAGATCCGCAACCAGGCGGGCGAACCGATGGGGATGGCGATCCGCGGATATGGGGTGATGATGCTGTTGGGCGTTAGTGCAGCGGTAGGTTTGGCGATCGTTCGCGCTCGCAAATACGGTTTGGGATCCGAGACGATCATGGCGGCCGCGCCGTGGTTGTTTGTGCTGGGGATCTTGGGAGCACGTGCGTTTTATGTCATCGAGTATCGCGACCGGTTCGAGCACGAGAGCATGCTGCAGATGTTGCGATCGATCGTCGATTTCACTCGCGGTGGGATCGTGGTTTACGGTTCCTTGATCGGCGGGTTTGTTGGGCTGGTCCTGTTTTGTCGTCGCCATAGTCTGCCGTTCTTTCGGATGGCCGACATCATCATTCCGTGCGTCTTCATCGGTCTGTTTTTCGGCCGCATGGGATGTGTCATGAATGGGTGTTGTTATGGCGGGCGCTGCGAACCAAGTGCTTATTCGATGCAGTTCCCCAAGGGGAGTCCTGTCTACGAGGATCAGGCGCGCTCGGGCGATCTGTTGGGGCTGGTCGTCGATTGGGGAGATAGCGACAAGTCGGATTCCGCGCGGCTCGGGAAGATCGTCGAAGTTGTGCCGGCGTCGCTGGCTGCGGAAGCGGGAGTGCAACCGGGCGGTGAGGTGCGGATTCAATTGGAGCGCCCCGCTCCCGAGGATACCGATCTGACACTGCCAATCGACGATACAAGCGGCCTTGGGATCGCGATGTTTGTCGATGGCAAAACCTATCGATGGAAGGCTGACCAATTGCCGCAGCGTGCGAACAGCGTCGCTCCGGCTCAGCTGTACAGCAGTGTGCTTGGGCTGGCGATGGCGGTGATGTTGATGGTGATCTCACCTTGGATTCGACGCGAAGGGGCGTTGATGGGGATCGGTTTCGCCGGGTATGCCGTCGTCCGCTTTGGGCTCGAATCGATCCGGTCGGATGAACCGGGCCAGTTTGGAACGGGGCTGACGATCTCGCAGTGGGTCAGCATCTTCGTTTTCGTGGGGTCGATCGGGCTGTTGATTTATCTATACCGACGACCGCTGAAAACGGCTGACCCCGCGACGGTCACCGCTTCGCCGTAA